The Aphis gossypii isolate Hap1 unplaced genomic scaffold, ASM2018417v2 Contig00305, whole genome shotgun sequence genome includes a region encoding these proteins:
- the LOC126553699 gene encoding uncharacterized protein LOC126553699, whose protein sequence is MDDVYLDVTAGYTDDCRITQIEYHSFLPYSTSALSNNDEVRIALHNTESYTLPCESYIYIEGTITKPAEITDDIRFINNGLAFLFSEMKYEINGIQIKKLANPGITTTLKGYCSYNKSNITSHHNAAWDNDIENINKDFIEGDMFNGCIALKDLFGFREDYKRILINCNQQLILNRASIDINAIKQYKNNKVVTDASKLKDVKINITKILWRMPIVKVSDKEKIKLLKVVNNQKPLTCAFRSWELCEYPFLPQNTSHSWKVKTSNKLEKPRYVIIGFQTDRKNSSNKSMSFFDHCKIKNLKVYLNAEVFPYEDFQCDFTKNKIGTLYHAYTEFQKSYYGHDNVTPLLSRSDFKNLSPIIIVDMSRQNDNVKTPTVDLRIEIETDTPFPASTSAYCLILHDQIITYNPFNGEVRTL, encoded by the coding sequence ATGGACGATGTGTATTTAGATGTCACGGCTGGATACACCGATGATTGCAGAATAACTCAAATTGAATATCACTCGTTTTTACCTTATTCTACGTCAGCCCTCTCCAATAACGATGAAGTGCGTATCGCTTTACATAACACAGAGTCTTATACTCTACCGTGTGAGAGTTATATTTACATCGAAGGAACAATAACCAAACCTGCAGAAATAACTGACGACATTCGATTTATAAACAACGGACTTGCATTTCTTTTCTCCGAAATGAAATACGAAATAAAcggtattcaaattaaaaaactcgCTAATCCAGGTATAACAACCACATTAAAAGGATATTGCTCTTATAATAAATCGAATATTACATCACATCATAACGCTGCTTGGGATAAtgacattgaaaatattaataaagattttattgaaGGTGATATGTTTAACGGTTGTATTGCTCTTAAAGATTTGTTTGGTTTTCGCGAAgattataaacgtattttaataaactgcaATCaacaacttatattaaatagagcTTCGATAGATATAAATGCTATCAAGcagtacaaaaacaataaagttgTCACAGACGCATCTAAACTAAAAGacgttaaaataaacataacaaaaatattgtggaGAATGCCTATTGTAAAAGTCagtgataaagaaaaaattaaattgttgaaagTTGTAAACAATCAAAAGCCCCTAACTTGTGCGTTTAGATCGTGGGAGTTGTGTGAGTATCCGTTTCTACCTCAAAACACATCGCATTCTTGGAAAGTAAAAACATCTAACAAATTGGAAAAACCGCGATATGTCATCATTGGATTTCAAACTGATAGGAAAAATAGctcaaataaatcaatgtcATTTTTTgaccattgtaaaattaaaaacttgaaagtttatttaaacgcTGAAGTATTTCCCTATGAAGATTTCCAATGCGACTTTACCAAGAATAAGATCGGTACATTATACCACGCATACACTGAGTTTCAAAAATCTTACTATGGACATGATAATGTTACACCTCTGTTGTCCAGATCTGATTTCAAAAATCTATCTCCGATTATAATTGTTGACATGAGCAGACAGAACGATAACGTAAAAACGCCAACTGTCGACCTCAGGATTGAAATTGAAACCGATACACCGTTTCCTGCTTCCACTTCagcttattgtttaatattacatgaccaaattataacttataatccaTTTAATGGTGAAGTGAGAaccttgtaa